A genomic segment from Agrobacterium vitis encodes:
- the rlmN gene encoding 23S rRNA (adenine(2503)-C(2))-methyltransferase RlmN: MAGATKPTLIGQTREEMGDMLREIGVADKQVRMRVAQLWNWIYVRGVSDFDQMTNVAKDMREKLKAHFTIARPEIVEEQVSNDGTRKWLLRYPPRGAGRPVEVECVYIPEEGRGTLCVSSQVGCTLTCTFCHTGTQKLVRNLTAEEVLSQLLLARDRLGDFPDRDAPVGAMVPNEGRKITNMVMMGMGEPLYNFEEVKKALLIASDGDGLSLSKRRITLSTSGVVPEIYRTGDEIGVMLAISLHAVRDELRDLLVPINKKYPLKDLIEACRNYPGLSNARRITFEYVMLKDVNDSLEDAKGLIQLLKGIPSKINLIPFNPWPGTNYQCSDWDQIMKFADFINSAGYASPIRTPRGRDILAACGQLKSESERMRKTERLAYEAMMIVGHGEDD; the protein is encoded by the coding sequence ATGGCTGGCGCTACCAAGCCGACCCTGATCGGCCAGACCCGCGAGGAAATGGGCGACATGCTGCGCGAGATCGGCGTAGCCGACAAGCAGGTGCGGATGCGCGTTGCCCAGCTGTGGAACTGGATCTATGTGCGCGGCGTCTCCGATTTCGACCAGATGACCAATGTCGCCAAGGACATGCGCGAGAAGCTCAAGGCGCATTTCACCATTGCCCGGCCTGAAATCGTCGAGGAACAGGTGTCCAATGATGGCACCCGCAAGTGGTTGCTGCGCTATCCGCCGCGCGGCGCCGGGCGTCCGGTCGAAGTGGAATGCGTCTATATTCCGGAAGAAGGCCGGGGAACGCTCTGCGTCTCCAGCCAGGTGGGCTGCACGCTGACCTGCACCTTCTGTCACACCGGCACGCAAAAGCTGGTGCGCAATCTGACGGCGGAAGAAGTGCTGTCGCAGCTGTTGCTGGCCCGCGACCGGCTGGGTGATTTTCCCGACCGTGATGCGCCTGTCGGCGCGATGGTGCCCAATGAGGGCCGCAAGATCACCAATATGGTGATGATGGGCATGGGCGAGCCGCTCTATAATTTCGAGGAAGTGAAGAAGGCGCTGCTGATCGCCTCCGACGGCGATGGCCTTTCGCTTTCCAAGCGCCGCATTACGCTTTCCACCTCCGGCGTGGTGCCGGAAATCTACCGCACCGGCGATGAAATCGGCGTGATGCTGGCGATATCGCTGCATGCGGTGCGTGACGAATTGCGCGACCTGCTGGTGCCGATCAACAAGAAATATCCGCTGAAGGACCTGATCGAGGCCTGTCGCAATTATCCGGGCCTGTCCAACGCCCGGCGCATTACCTTCGAATATGTGATGCTGAAGGATGTGAACGACAGTCTCGAGGATGCCAAGGGCCTGATCCAGCTGTTGAAGGGCATTCCGTCCAAGATTAATCTCATTCCCTTCAATCCTTGGCCGGGCACCAATTACCAGTGTTCCGACTGGGACCAGATCATGAAATTTGCCGATTTCATCAATTCGGCAGGCTATGCCTCACCGATCCGCACGCCGCGCGGCCGCGATATTCTGGCCGCTTGCGGGCAGTTGAAGTCGGAATCGGAACGGATGCGCAAGACCGAGCGTCTGGCTTATGAGGCGATGATGATCGTCGGTCATGGTGAGGATGATTAG
- a CDS encoding invasion associated locus B family protein, translating to MFVKRIATAVAIMLAFADVAAAQSPSPTRIEQFKAWGAYSYKSGNSTVCYVLSVPTTKEPPSVNHGDIFFIVSQRPGQNISYEPQAMMGYTLKTGSKVTVKIDAKSFTMFTKDSAAWVENAAEEPALVAAMKVGKTMSVQAVSGRGTPTNYAYSLQGISDALKRIEKCK from the coding sequence ATGTTTGTAAAAAGAATCGCAACCGCAGTCGCAATCATGCTGGCATTCGCAGATGTGGCTGCGGCGCAATCGCCAAGCCCGACGCGGATCGAGCAGTTCAAGGCTTGGGGTGCTTATTCCTACAAGTCCGGCAACAGCACGGTCTGCTATGTGCTGTCGGTGCCGACCACGAAGGAACCGCCTTCCGTCAATCACGGCGATATTTTCTTCATCGTCTCGCAGCGTCCCGGCCAGAACATTTCCTACGAGCCGCAGGCGATGATGGGCTATACGCTGAAGACCGGTTCCAAGGTGACGGTGAAAATCGACGCCAAGAGCTTTACGATGTTTACCAAGGATAGCGCCGCCTGGGTGGAAAACGCCGCCGAAGAGCCGGCTTTGGTGGCAGCGATGAAGGTCGGCAAGACCATGAGCGTCCAGGCTGTTTCGGGTCGTGGCACGCCAACCAATTACGCCTATTCGCTCCAGGGTATTTCCGATGCCTTGAAACGCATTGAAAAGTGCAAATAA
- a CDS encoding YkvA family protein, with the protein MDDVKIGEILLPGDEAEQQKQEQKLSRTFWPKMKKAIRHIPFSRDVIAAFYCATDRQTPLRVRGILLAALGYFVLPFDAIPDMLAFVGFTDDIAVLTTALAMINGHIKERHYDAADAVLADDGDPVQGEEKSAPQGRAERV; encoded by the coding sequence CTGGACGATGTGAAGATCGGTGAAATTCTTCTGCCGGGCGATGAAGCCGAACAGCAAAAGCAGGAGCAAAAGCTCTCCCGCACCTTCTGGCCGAAGATGAAGAAGGCCATTCGCCACATCCCGTTTAGCCGGGATGTGATTGCCGCTTTCTACTGCGCGACGGATCGGCAGACCCCGCTTCGGGTGCGTGGTATATTGTTGGCGGCGCTTGGCTATTTCGTCCTGCCCTTTGATGCCATTCCAGACATGCTGGCCTTTGTCGGCTTTACCGACGACATTGCCGTCCTGACGACTGCGCTGGCGATGATCAACGGCCATATCAAGGAACGTCACTATGATGCAGCCGATGCCGTCTTGGCCGATGATGGCGATCCGGTGCAAGGCGAAGAAAAAAGCGCACCACAAGGGCGGGCTGAAAGGGTCTGA
- a CDS encoding 4a-hydroxytetrahydrobiopterin dehydratase, giving the protein MRYERLAPDAIPGALRDVDGWTLSEDRGAITKEFSFDDFAQAFGFMTECAIIAEKMGHHPEWFNVYRRVDVKLTTHDVGGLTGHDLKLAAAMDQVARRRV; this is encoded by the coding sequence ATGCGATATGAACGACTTGCGCCGGATGCGATCCCGGGGGCTTTGCGGGACGTGGATGGGTGGACCCTTTCTGAGGATCGGGGTGCTATCACCAAGGAATTTTCCTTCGATGATTTTGCCCAGGCTTTCGGCTTCATGACGGAATGCGCCATCATCGCTGAAAAGATGGGGCATCATCCAGAATGGTTCAATGTCTACCGGCGTGTCGACGTAAAGTTAACAACCCATGATGTCGGCGGATTGACCGGGCATGATCTGAAGCTGGCAGCCGCCATGGATCAGGTCGCCAGACGTCGGGTTTGA
- the thpR gene encoding RNA 2',3'-cyclic phosphodiesterase → MPRLFTALEIPRNVALSLSLLRGGLPGARWIDVENYHITLRFIGDIDGRTADEIVDRLDRIDRPEFQLSLNGIGSFGSKKPHSIWAGVTPHPQMTALQGEIERICQRVGLPPDPRKFTPHVTLARLKSSRLDDVVHYLSGRGNFQTAPFFVPRFVLMSSKESVGGGPYLKEEIFPLYEERSEMSFSDHAEHSLNG, encoded by the coding sequence ATGCCGAGATTGTTCACTGCCCTCGAAATTCCGCGCAACGTGGCCTTGAGCCTGTCTTTGCTGCGCGGCGGGCTTCCGGGAGCCCGATGGATCGATGTGGAAAATTATCACATCACATTGCGCTTCATAGGCGATATCGATGGGCGAACCGCCGATGAGATCGTCGATAGGCTGGATCGAATCGACCGGCCGGAATTCCAGCTCAGTCTGAACGGCATCGGTTCCTTCGGGTCGAAGAAACCGCATTCCATCTGGGCAGGTGTCACGCCACATCCGCAAATGACGGCGCTCCAGGGCGAAATCGAGCGGATCTGCCAGAGAGTGGGGCTGCCGCCCGACCCCCGAAAGTTCACGCCGCATGTGACGCTGGCGCGGCTGAAGTCATCAAGACTGGATGACGTTGTACATTATCTGTCAGGGCGCGGTAACTTCCAGACCGCGCCCTTTTTCGTTCCAAGATTCGTGCTGATGTCCTCCAAGGAATCGGTGGGGGGTGGCCCTTATCTGAAGGAAGAAATCTTCCCCCTCTATGAAGAGCGGTCGGAGATGAGTTTTTCAGACCATGCCGAGCATTCGCTGAACGGATAA
- a CDS encoding arylesterase: protein MPEDVTGDTPVAEAQVQLIGLGDSLMAGYQLQGDEALPSQLEKALHDKGMNVSIGNAGVSGDTTEGGLARVDWSVPDGTQGVILELGANDALRGIAPEESEKNLSAIIEKLQARKIGVFLVGMIAPPNMGADYAKRFNPIYQRLAEKYKIPLYPFILDGVVTDATLKLGDGMHPNAKGVGVMVEHMLPAVQSFAKGLEDKVN from the coding sequence ATGCCGGAAGATGTGACGGGGGATACACCGGTGGCGGAAGCGCAAGTGCAATTGATTGGGCTCGGTGACAGCCTGATGGCTGGCTATCAGCTTCAGGGCGATGAGGCCCTGCCGAGCCAGCTGGAAAAAGCCCTGCATGACAAGGGCATGAATGTCAGCATCGGCAATGCCGGCGTATCCGGCGATACCACGGAAGGCGGGCTGGCGCGGGTTGACTGGTCGGTGCCTGACGGTACGCAGGGCGTTATCCTGGAGCTTGGCGCCAACGATGCGCTGCGCGGTATCGCGCCGGAAGAGAGCGAAAAGAACTTATCTGCGATCATTGAAAAATTGCAGGCCCGCAAGATCGGGGTGTTCTTGGTGGGTATGATCGCGCCGCCCAATATGGGTGCCGATTACGCCAAAAGGTTCAATCCGATCTATCAGCGGCTGGCTGAGAAATATAAAATTCCGCTCTATCCTTTTATCCTCGATGGCGTCGTGACCGATGCCACGTTGAAACTGGGCGATGGCATGCATCCCAATGCCAAAGGCGTAGGGGTGATGGTCGAGCATATGCTGCCCGCCGTCCAGAGTTTCGCAAAAGGTTTGGAGGATAAGGTGAATTAA
- a CDS encoding ABC transporter ATP-binding protein produces MRQTIIQLRKADLTLGNAAASVHVLKGMDLDISEGESIGIVGPSGSGKSTLLMVLAGLERLDSGEIHINGTALHGLSEDALADFRGRNIGIVFQSFHLIANMTALENVAVPLELANVKNPFDIATRELRAVGLGERLSHYPGQLSGGEQQRVAIARALAPSPAVVIADEPTGNLDGATGRQIADLLFAKQAERKTTLVLVTHDTALAGRCSRQVRVRSGQIEPGDEAGKTLADETVSA; encoded by the coding sequence GTGAGACAAACCATCATTCAGCTCAGAAAAGCCGATCTCACCCTTGGCAATGCCGCAGCCTCGGTCCATGTCCTCAAGGGTATGGACCTGGATATTTCAGAAGGCGAATCAATCGGCATTGTCGGCCCCTCCGGTTCGGGAAAATCGACGCTGCTGATGGTGCTGGCCGGGCTGGAACGGCTGGATAGCGGTGAAATCCACATCAACGGCACCGCCTTGCATGGCTTGAGCGAAGATGCGCTCGCCGATTTTCGCGGTCGCAATATCGGCATCGTCTTTCAGTCTTTCCACCTGATCGCCAATATGACGGCGCTGGAAAATGTCGCCGTGCCGCTGGAACTGGCCAATGTCAAAAATCCTTTCGACATTGCCACCCGCGAGTTGCGCGCCGTCGGCCTTGGTGAGCGGCTCAGCCATTATCCCGGCCAATTGTCTGGCGGAGAGCAGCAACGGGTCGCCATTGCCCGCGCCCTTGCCCCCTCGCCCGCCGTGGTGATTGCCGATGAGCCGACCGGCAATCTGGATGGCGCGACCGGACGCCAGATTGCCGATCTGCTGTTTGCCAAACAGGCCGAGCGCAAGACCACGCTGGTTCTGGTTACCCACGACACGGCCTTGGCCGGTCGCTGCTCAAGACAGGTCCGCGTCCGCTCAGGCCAGATCGAGCCGGGCGATGAAGCGGGCAAGACGCTTGCCGACGAGACCGTTTCGGCATGA
- a CDS encoding ABC transporter permease, translating to MSGFLQRLRTALRLSAREMRGGFGGFYIFLACIALGTAAIAAVNSVSTSITRSIASQGQSLLGGDIRFELNNREANAAESAFLQGLGTVSASTGLRSMARLPDGSDQSLAEIKAVDSVYPLYGTFVATPDQPLADLLTKTGDAYGAVAAPLLLDRLGIKIGDSLLVGSLRLVITGTITTEPDAISEGFGFAPRVITSGEALAASGLIQTGSLVEHVYKVRLKPGSPSLPVIQDQAKQQFPDAGWSIRTSDRAAPNLTENITRFSQFLTLVGLTALIVGGVGVANAVRAFLDSKRSVIATLKCLGAPASVVVMVYLFQILMVASIGIALGLAIGAIAPWIASYYLAQFLPIQADFAIYPRSLLLALLFGGLTTLAFAVMPLGHARQVPATALFREQGFETRRLPSWPYVLVAGLAILALAALAILTAYDRRLAIFFLIAMAASFVVLRLVAYGVSALARKSPRLPSPALRLAVGNIHRPGALTPSVILSLGLGLALLVTLSMIDGNLRRNLTGTLSEKAPNFFFVDIQRDQLDDFRQIIAREAPQGQVVEVPMLRGRITAFNGQDVAKMNVPPQGRWVLRGDRGITYATDLPKNATVTEGQWWTPDYKGEPLVSFSAQEAGELGLKLGDTVTVNVLGRTITAKIANFRKVDWQSLSINFVMVFSPNTFAGAPHAWIATLTEPSATPQQEASILRAVTKAYPTITSVRVKDALDMVNSLVGQLAVAIRAAAAIALISSVLVLSGALAAGNRGRTHDAVVLKTLGATRPMLIRAFTYEYLLLGLATAIFALLAGSVAGWYVVSQIMKLPASFLPGVAVSTVALALVTTIGIGLAGTWRVLGQKAAPVLREL from the coding sequence ATGAGCGGATTTTTGCAACGTCTCAGAACCGCCTTGCGTCTCAGCGCCCGCGAAATGCGCGGCGGTTTTGGCGGATTTTATATTTTCCTGGCCTGCATCGCGCTTGGCACGGCGGCGATTGCCGCTGTCAATTCCGTCTCCACTTCAATTACCCGGTCCATCGCCAGCCAGGGGCAGTCGCTCTTGGGCGGCGACATCCGGTTCGAGTTGAACAACCGGGAAGCCAATGCGGCGGAGAGTGCCTTCCTCCAAGGGCTCGGCACCGTCTCGGCCTCCACCGGCCTGCGCTCCATGGCCCGGTTGCCGGATGGCTCCGATCAATCTCTGGCCGAGATCAAGGCGGTCGATAGCGTCTATCCGCTCTATGGCACATTCGTCGCCACGCCGGACCAGCCGTTGGCTGACCTATTGACAAAAACCGGCGACGCTTATGGTGCGGTCGCAGCCCCTTTGCTGCTCGACCGCCTGGGGATAAAGATCGGCGATAGCCTGCTGGTCGGCTCCCTCCGGTTGGTCATCACCGGCACCATCACCACCGAGCCCGATGCCATTTCGGAAGGCTTCGGCTTTGCGCCGCGTGTCATTACCAGCGGCGAAGCGCTCGCCGCCTCCGGCCTGATCCAGACCGGCAGCCTGGTCGAACATGTCTACAAAGTCAGGCTGAAACCCGGCAGCCCCTCGCTGCCTGTCATTCAGGATCAGGCAAAGCAACAATTTCCCGATGCGGGCTGGTCAATCCGTACCAGCGACCGGGCAGCACCCAACCTGACCGAAAATATCACCCGGTTTTCGCAATTCCTGACACTTGTCGGGCTGACGGCGTTGATTGTCGGCGGTGTCGGCGTCGCCAATGCGGTGCGCGCCTTTCTCGACAGCAAGCGTAGCGTCATCGCCACGCTGAAATGCCTTGGCGCACCGGCTAGCGTCGTCGTCATGGTCTATCTGTTCCAGATCCTGATGGTCGCCAGCATCGGTATTGCGCTGGGGCTTGCCATCGGTGCCATCGCGCCATGGATCGCCAGCTATTATCTGGCGCAATTCCTGCCGATCCAGGCGGATTTCGCCATTTACCCACGCTCCCTGCTGCTGGCGCTGCTGTTTGGCGGGCTGACCACCCTGGCCTTCGCGGTCATGCCGCTCGGCCACGCGCGGCAAGTGCCGGCCACGGCGCTGTTTCGCGAACAGGGTTTCGAGACCCGCCGCCTGCCCTCCTGGCCATATGTACTGGTGGCGGGGCTGGCCATCCTCGCCCTTGCCGCATTGGCGATCCTGACCGCCTATGATCGACGGCTGGCGATATTCTTCCTGATTGCCATGGCCGCCAGCTTCGTTGTGCTGCGGCTGGTCGCTTATGGCGTTTCAGCGCTTGCCCGGAAAAGTCCTCGGCTTCCTTCCCCTGCGCTGCGTCTGGCGGTCGGCAATATCCATCGGCCTGGCGCGCTGACGCCCTCGGTCATTCTGTCGCTTGGCCTTGGCCTTGCACTTTTGGTGACGCTGTCGATGATCGACGGCAATCTGCGGCGCAATCTCACTGGAACGCTGTCTGAAAAAGCCCCGAATTTCTTTTTCGTCGATATCCAGCGCGACCAGCTCGATGATTTCCGTCAGATCATCGCCCGTGAGGCGCCGCAGGGGCAGGTCGTTGAAGTGCCGATGTTGCGTGGACGAATCACCGCCTTCAATGGCCAGGACGTGGCCAAGATGAACGTGCCGCCGCAGGGCCGTTGGGTCCTGCGCGGCGACCGGGGCATTACCTATGCCACCGACCTGCCGAAAAATGCCACGGTGACCGAGGGCCAATGGTGGACACCAGATTACAAGGGAGAACCGCTGGTGTCGTTCTCAGCCCAGGAAGCAGGCGAACTGGGCCTGAAACTGGGCGATACGGTAACCGTCAATGTGCTTGGCCGCACCATCACCGCGAAAATCGCCAATTTCCGTAAGGTGGATTGGCAATCCCTGTCGATCAATTTCGTCATGGTATTTTCGCCCAATACCTTTGCTGGCGCACCCCATGCCTGGATCGCCACCCTGACCGAACCATCCGCCACTCCGCAGCAGGAGGCAAGCATCCTGCGTGCCGTCACCAAGGCCTATCCCACCATTACCAGCGTGCGGGTCAAGGATGCGCTGGATATGGTGAATTCGCTGGTCGGCCAGTTGGCCGTTGCCATCCGGGCCGCAGCCGCCATCGCCCTCATTTCCTCCGTTCTGGTGCTGTCGGGTGCGCTTGCAGCAGGCAATCGGGGCCGTACCCATGATGCGGTGGTGCTGAAGACGCTGGGAGCAACACGGCCAATGCTGATCCGCGCCTTTACCTACGAATATCTGCTGCTTGGCCTTGCCACGGCGATTTTCGCGCTGCTGGCCGGAAGCGTTGCCGGTTGGTATGTGGTCAGCCAGATCATGAAACTGCCAGCCAGCTTCCTGCCCGGGGTCGCCGTTTCCACCGTCGCGCTGGCGCTGGTGACGACAATCGGCATCGGCCTTGCCGGAACATGGCGGGTGCTGGGGCAGAAAGCCGCGCCGGTTCTGCGGGAACTCTGA
- a CDS encoding Bax inhibitor-1/YccA family protein — translation MSDFRNYQARTGVGSAEMIDQGLRSYMLKVYNLMGLGLAITGVAAYVIAMLATTTDPSQAVGQFGNGILLTSLGAAIYGSPLKWVIMLAPIGLVFFLSFKIQSMSVSAARTTFLVYAGLVGLSLSSILLIYTGQSVVQTFFVTAASFGALSLYGYTTKRSLSAMGSFLIMGLFGLIIASLVNIFLQSSALAFAVSAIGVVIFAGLTAYDTQKIKEMYFEQDGADTAGRKAILGALTLYLDFINLFLFMLRFMGDRR, via the coding sequence ATGTCTGATTTTCGCAATTATCAGGCGCGTACTGGGGTAGGTTCGGCCGAGATGATCGACCAGGGCCTGCGCAGCTACATGCTGAAGGTCTATAACCTGATGGGTCTTGGACTGGCGATTACCGGCGTTGCGGCTTACGTGATCGCCATGCTTGCCACCACGACCGACCCATCGCAGGCCGTCGGACAGTTCGGCAACGGCATTTTGCTCACCAGCCTTGGAGCTGCCATTTACGGTAGCCCGCTGAAGTGGGTGATCATGCTGGCTCCTATCGGTCTGGTATTTTTCCTGAGCTTCAAGATCCAGTCGATGAGCGTATCGGCGGCCCGCACCACCTTCCTGGTCTATGCCGGTCTGGTCGGCCTGTCGCTGTCGTCTATCCTGCTGATCTATACCGGCCAGAGCGTGGTGCAGACCTTCTTCGTCACGGCTGCATCATTCGGTGCCTTGTCGCTGTATGGCTACACCACCAAGCGTAGCCTGAGCGCGATGGGTTCGTTCCTGATCATGGGCCTGTTCGGTCTGATCATCGCATCGCTGGTCAACATCTTCCTGCAGTCTTCGGCACTCGCCTTTGCTGTTTCGGCCATCGGCGTCGTCATCTTCGCAGGCCTGACCGCCTACGACACGCAGAAGATCAAGGAAATGTATTTCGAGCAGGACGGCGCCGATACGGCTGGCCGCAAGGCTATCCTGGGTGCGCTGACCCTTTACCTCGACTTCATCAACCTGTTCCTGTTCATGCTGCGCTTCATGGGCGACCGTCGCTAA
- a CDS encoding GNAT family N-acetyltransferase, giving the protein MPVQIRAATSADIPRITKIYRHAILTGKASYEITPPDEAEMAHRMETITSQSYPYIVAEDGDGSLLGYAYASAFRTRPAYRFLVEDSIYLAEAAQGKGIGKALLADLVAQCTSLGFRQMIAVIGGANPASIGVHRSLGFYHAGGIDGSGFKHGTWLDTVFMQRALGEGKQTLPDEKTYPGSLFKG; this is encoded by the coding sequence ATGCCCGTGCAAATTCGCGCCGCCACCTCAGCCGACATCCCCCGCATCACCAAGATTTACAGGCATGCCATTCTGACCGGAAAGGCAAGCTATGAAATCACGCCACCCGACGAGGCTGAGATGGCGCACCGGATGGAAACGATTACCTCTCAATCCTATCCCTATATCGTCGCGGAGGATGGTGATGGCAGTCTGCTCGGCTATGCCTATGCCTCGGCCTTTCGCACTCGACCCGCCTATCGCTTTCTGGTGGAGGATTCGATTTATCTGGCAGAGGCAGCCCAGGGCAAAGGGATCGGCAAGGCACTGCTGGCCGATCTTGTGGCGCAATGCACATCACTGGGTTTCCGGCAGATGATCGCCGTGATCGGAGGCGCTAATCCCGCCTCGATCGGCGTCCACCGCAGTCTGGGATTTTACCATGCCGGAGGTATCGATGGCTCCGGCTTCAAACACGGAACCTGGCTCGACACCGTTTTCATGCAACGCGCGCTTGGCGAGGGCAAGCAAACCCTGCCCGACGAAAAAACCTATCCCGGCAGCCTGTTTAAAGGGTGA
- a CDS encoding DUF2794 domain-containing protein has product MTDQPDLPREVPPVTPETGQRPGNRPSPVVDLRDYKQNLDPLPVTFHRTELDAILWVYGRMVGEGEWRDYALDHLKDKAVFSVFKRSGEMPLYRIEKNPKLAAKQGAFSVVNTHGMILKRGHDLRQVLKVFDKVLKLVE; this is encoded by the coding sequence ATGACCGATCAGCCGGATTTACCTCGTGAAGTCCCGCCCGTCACTCCTGAAACTGGCCAGCGCCCTGGCAACAGACCTTCTCCCGTGGTGGATCTTAGGGATTACAAGCAGAATCTCGATCCGCTGCCGGTCACTTTTCATCGTACGGAATTGGATGCGATCTTATGGGTCTATGGCCGAATGGTCGGGGAAGGCGAGTGGCGCGATTACGCGCTCGACCATCTGAAAGACAAGGCGGTGTTTTCCGTTTTCAAGCGCTCTGGTGAAATGCCCCTGTATCGAATCGAGAAAAATCCGAAGCTTGCGGCAAAGCAGGGGGCTTTTTCGGTGGTCAATACCCACGGAATGATTTTGAAACGTGGGCATGACCTGCGTCAGGTGCTGAAAGTGTTCGACAAAGTTTTGAAACTGGTCGAGTAG
- a CDS encoding DUF1223 domain-containing protein: protein MGLMMCLAGASTVKAEDARLPKGVVELFTSQGCVSCPPADRAFEALAKQPDVIALAYHVDYWNYRGWTDTLGSPGNTARQYAYARSFGRSGVYTPQAVVNGTMQMKGTDATTLSGKLDGLRASGNGLSVKVDAAIQGDALSVSIGSGQGRADVVVVYFKRRKDVEVLKGENKGQRMTYWNSVSDIQSVGMWHGDSLKLTLPSKVLRSNDCDGFAVLLQSSTQNGEPGRIVGAAMVMAQSAGNESTKQLNP, encoded by the coding sequence ATGGGCCTGATGATGTGCCTGGCAGGGGCCTCAACCGTCAAGGCTGAGGACGCGCGTTTGCCAAAGGGGGTTGTCGAGCTTTTTACGTCGCAGGGCTGCGTGTCCTGCCCACCCGCCGACCGTGCTTTTGAAGCGCTCGCCAAACAGCCTGACGTGATCGCATTGGCCTACCATGTCGATTACTGGAACTACCGCGGTTGGACCGATACGCTCGGGTCCCCTGGCAATACCGCCCGCCAATATGCTTATGCACGAAGCTTTGGTAGGAGCGGTGTCTATACGCCCCAGGCTGTGGTCAATGGCACGATGCAGATGAAGGGCACCGATGCGACGACGCTTTCGGGAAAACTGGATGGGCTGCGGGCCAGTGGCAATGGCCTGTCGGTCAAGGTCGATGCAGCCATCCAAGGCGACGCACTGTCGGTGTCGATCGGGAGTGGGCAAGGCCGCGCCGATGTGGTCGTCGTCTATTTCAAGCGTCGAAAAGATGTCGAGGTTCTAAAGGGTGAAAACAAGGGTCAGCGCATGACCTATTGGAACAGCGTTAGCGACATCCAATCTGTTGGCATGTGGCATGGCGATAGTTTGAAACTGACCCTGCCATCCAAGGTTCTGCGCAGCAATGATTGTGATGGATTTGCAGTCTTGCTTCAGTCTTCGACGCAAAATGGAGAGCCCGGCCGTATCGTCGGCGCAGCGATGGTAATGGCTCAATCCGCAGGAAATGAGAGTACTAAGCAGCTCAATCCATGA